A genome region from Tidjanibacter massiliensis includes the following:
- a CDS encoding DUF4133 domain-containing protein — translation MAAYNINKGVNARVEFHGLRAQYLYLFAGGLLGLFLLFVAMYLAGLSAGVCIFVCGAAGAALVWGVFRLNSRYGQYGMMKLLAGLRLPRRIIRRRRIGRLIRITNHFDDHAGNA, via the coding sequence ATGGCAGCGTATAATATCAACAAGGGCGTCAATGCCCGTGTGGAGTTTCACGGCCTGCGGGCGCAATACCTTTACCTTTTTGCCGGCGGACTGCTGGGTCTCTTCCTGCTGTTCGTTGCGATGTACCTTGCCGGCCTTTCCGCCGGAGTCTGCATCTTCGTCTGCGGCGCTGCGGGCGCTGCACTCGTCTGGGGTGTCTTCCGTCTTAACTCTCGCTACGGGCAATACGGGATGATGAAACTGCTTGCGGGGCTTCGTCTGCCGCGCCGCATCATTCGCCGCCGCAGAATAGGACGTCTTATACGAATCACTAATCACTTCGACGACCATGCAGGGAACGCTTAA
- a CDS encoding DUF3408 domain-containing protein, whose translation MARRQNEPFDEEVLRMIASRMNSVPALEDSAMGVAADSEASDAERPAPEKPRRRPGKSSYAEIFLSPMVVQRRTAVYVSEQVRDAISTIVRHLGPSGELSVSGYVENVLRHHLEKYREEINTCYKASARDKLL comes from the coding sequence ATGGCACGACGACAGAACGAACCTTTCGACGAAGAGGTCTTGCGTATGATCGCCAGCCGCATGAACAGCGTTCCGGCTCTGGAGGATTCCGCCATGGGCGTTGCGGCGGATTCCGAGGCTTCCGATGCCGAGCGACCTGCCCCGGAAAAGCCTCGCCGCCGGCCCGGGAAATCCTCCTATGCCGAAATCTTCCTCTCACCGATGGTCGTACAGCGCCGCACGGCCGTCTATGTCAGCGAACAGGTGCGGGACGCTATTTCGACCATTGTCCGGCATTTGGGACCTTCGGGAGAACTGTCCGTCAGCGGATATGTGGAAAACGTACTGCGACATCATCTGGAGAAGTACCGGGAGGAGATCAATACGTGCTATAAAGCCTCGGCACGGGATAAGCTGTTATAA